In one window of Arachis ipaensis cultivar K30076 chromosome B06, Araip1.1, whole genome shotgun sequence DNA:
- the LOC107648799 gene encoding probable choline kinase 2 has product MVIKIVELLKDFASHEEIMEILATVAADLGDVIDVSFLQVKPLKGAMTNEVFEINWPAKSDGHLRRVLVRLYGEGVEVFFNRDVEDEIQTFESMSKHGQGPCLLGRFATGRVEEFIHARFHVIRTRTETCRKKVRSLEQMNGNLLLELVQEGFMHIWLMDADSCPFFKKEFS; this is encoded by the exons ATGGTAATAAAAATAGTTGAATTGCTGAAAGACTTTGCATCTcatgaagagattatggagattCTTGCCACAGTGGCTGCAGATTTGGGGGATGTCATCGATGTGAGTTTCTTGCAGGTCAAACCTTTGAAGGGAGCAATGACTAATGAGGTTTTCGAGATAAACTGGCCAGCCAAAAGTGATGGCCATCTCAGAAGGGTTCTAGTCCGATTATACGGCGAAGGTGTTGAGGTTTTCTTCAACAGGGATGTTGAGGATGAAATCCAAACTTTTGAGAGCATGTCAAAGCACGGTCAGGGTCCATGCCTTCTTGGCCGGTTCGCCACTGGTCGAGTTGAGGAGTTCATTCATGCCAGA TTCCATGTGATCAGAACTCGAACTGAAACCTGTAGAAAAAAG GTGAGAAGCTTGGAGCAGATGAACGGAAATCTCCTTCTTGAACTT GTTCAAGAAGGATTCATGCACATATGGCTGATGGATGCTGATTCATGTCCATTTTTTAAGAAAGAATTCAGTTAA